TCGTGAAATCGGGGTCTCAGGAAGGGGCTTCGCGCCGGACCAGACCAAAGTCACCCCTGCAAGGGGCGCGGTCAGGAATGGAGCCACATTCCCGGGGCCTGAGTGTGCCCCCTGCGTGCGTCCCGGTGTCTCGGTGTGTCTGTCTCCGCATGTGTCTCCGGGAGCAGGCGCCAGCCTGTCTACTCAGGGCCAGTGTCGGCTTGGAAGACTCCCGACGCTGGGAGGATTTTCCCCTGGGGACGTGGAGGATCGAGAGGTGCCCGCGAGTTGCTGGGAGCGGTGAGAACCGAAAAGGTGCATGCAGATGCGGAGCGCCGCCGGGGTGGGACAAGTCCGAGGTCCCGGGACCCAGTTCTTTCTTCTTGTGCTTGTGGGCGCCGTGTCTGGGGCTTCGCGACGGGTCGGGACAGCAGGCTGCAGGTGGAGACGTGGCCGAGGCTTGCCTGCAGTCTGAACCTGCCCTCGAGATTCTGAAAGTCTGAGCCTGCTCTCTAGACTGAAGGCTGTCGCCCACGTGTGCCTAGACCGGGTCAGTGTGGCTCGGTGCAGGAACGGATAGTGTCTGCTGTGGGCATCTATATGGCTGCATGGCGTGGGtgtctgtgtttctgtgtgtCAATATGACTCTAGGATTGTGTCCTGAGATTGTCATCTTCTCCAAGATGCAGTTGGTCACCCAACTGACCTGAGCTACCTTGTCCTGCTGGATGCAATGTGTCCTTTATTGGGTGGGTTTGAGTGTCTTTGCGCCTTAGGGAGGGAAGACCCACACTCCCGCAGTTTGCACCCCTCCTCAGTGTGGAGGCAAAAAAGTCCAGGTGACTTTAGAGGTGCCGGATGCCAAAAGGAGTCAGGCTGCTGGGATGAATCCACCGGCCAGAGAATGTGATCCACCTTGGTCTTTGTGAGAGGCAGGCAGAGAGTTTCTTCTGATGCCCCCAGGGGAAGTGACAGAAGCCTCTTTTTGCCTCAAAGGGGACGCATTTATGCATATAGGCACGTTCTATGCAGGTGCATTAGCAAATACAATTAGGAAATTATCACACCCTCTTGCCCCTTCATCTACTCATAATGGCTCAACTACCTTCTCCTCCCAGATCTCAGCCAAAACCTTCCCTGCCACAAAGGTTTTTTCTGCTTATCTAAATGGACTGGTTTGGGGAATCAAATTCAAGATGAAATCCCTAGCTTCTCTCCTACAGGACACCCAAGAATTATATATGTAAATTGCTGCTAATACTATTTGTACCTTTATATTTTTagttctccctctctcttccccaGATCCCAGCCACCACCTCTACCCGCCAGTCTCCAGGAATCCTGGCCAAAATCTATTCTCTGCCAGCTTcgctctctccttccttctcccaAGCTCCACCCAGCTCAGGTTCCTGGCTGGAGCTCCTACACCCTACCCCCACTGGGTCCTGAAATTTCATGTTAGAAACTCTGGGCCAGAGAAATTCAATCTGAATATTGAGTCTAAGGAGCCTGGAAGTCCCTGAAGTTACTGCCAAGAGAGTACAGAACTCTTCTGAGATTTGGAGGTCCTATCCCACATCCCAGATGTGTCAACCTAAGTTATAGACAAGGTTCCAAGGAGGCCAAGAGCACCTAAGTGAACATTGATCTTCCAAGTTTCAGAAAAAGGAAAGGGCCTAGGGCCACGTTCTGGCCTGGGATATTCAGGCTGCTGTCAGAGCTGGGGTGCGAGAAGGATGACCCCAAAACCCCATTCAAGTCCCAATTTAAGGAGCCACTGAAATGCAGGCTCCGCAGTGGTGTGCCCTTCTGTGGGGCTGAGCGCTGCAAGCCTAAGCTGCCAGTGTACCCTGGGCACACTACCCCCAAAAGAAGTCCTCGAGGAGGATGGGCTTCCTGTCTGGAGGGCCCTACATGCCAAATCTGGTGCTGGGTTTCACCTGCTTTCACCAGCCTTGGGGGGGAGGTGGTAGGCCTCCGTTCAGAGCATTCAGCTCTAGGCAGCTCTGGTGGCCACCAAGCAGAAGAAAGTCAGAGACCTGAAGCCTGGGCAGGAAGGCAAAGGGCCTCGGAGCACCCAAAAGACGTGGTTTCCCCATCAGGGCAAGAACTATTGGCTTCCTGGTTTCTGCCATTCACTAGTCAGAGCAgggaagtctagtagggtagttcTGATTGCCAAGCCTGAAAGCACTGAATAAGTGGCTTGTGCCCCATGCCTAGGGACTCCGAGGTCTTTCGGGGCCCGCACCCTCTTGGCTCAGAAACAAACTCGACTGGGGTTTGGACCTAGGATGAGAAGCAGAAAATACATTTgaggctcacatacacacactcagtcAAACACTCAAGGAAGACAGCTGCCCAGACTTGGTTTTCTTTTCAATTGCCATGGGGGGAGAGTGCCCCCCAAATTGGTGCAACTCTTGAAGAAACAAGAGAGTCAGAGTCATGCAAAGGCGGAGTTCTCTAAATAAACACCATTTCCATGGCTTTAATAAGCAAAATAGGAAACCATTTTAATaaccaaaaaacagaaaccagtcTGAATAAAACTACAATAgactaggttttaatattttcatatcaTAAGCAGGGTTTGAAATTGATCCCTTATTTTAcatgaaataaaaacaatttctgtTGCGGCAAGTTTGATTTCAACACAGTTGAATCTGTAAAAACCAAAGCTCGTTTCTGATGCAGGACGAATATCCACAATATTTAAAACTGCAAGCACCATGCGGTTCATACAATCTTGTTATTACTGTTAATTTATCAACTAATACAAACTCAAAAATGCATCCGGCCAGCAGCGCCAGCAATTTCAAATGGGAACTAAAAAATatgctttcattttgttttttgtatttttgtattttttttgtttgtttttttgtcagTGCAACTTAAATCCTTTTACTGACctgcagaaaaaaaaagtaataataaagaaaaacgcCCAGATCTTCCCTATAACTACTATACAACTgaaggggggggggggaaccACCAATAACTCTTCCTGCTATCTCAAAAGCAGGGAACAAAACACATAATGCGTTGGTCTAAAGTTGCAAATTTACTTGCCAATGTTTGGGTTTCTGGTATATTTTGAGCAGTGGCAGCTGCTTCACTACAAGCTGGGGTCACCATTGATGGGGAATCTTCTCACCCTAGGAGGGCTGGGGGGCCTGCAAGGAGTGCAAActggagaattaaaaaaaaaaaaaaaagaccctgggGTGATTcttcttattaaaataaaaaccgGAGGAGATCCGTTTCTCTTTCCTCACTTATTAGGGGTGTCAATTTGACCAGGAGACAAGGCAGAAATTGAGGACCATTTCTAGCATTTCTAGTGTCCCGGGTATGACACTCCACCACTGCCCCTGCCCTTGTACCCTCTTTCCCTCAAAACTCCCCAAAATGAAAACTAAAGCAGGAGGACAAGAGAACTCAATGTGGACAGGGGAAGGGAAGAAAACATGCAACTTCTAAGGGTGCCccaagacaaagttgttgcctaATGCTAAATCCCCAGaacgtttgtttggtttttgtttttgtttttacttacaaatttaaaaaatgtcctaATACTAAACCCAAACAAAGACACTTCAGCTCGCTGCCACGTTCTCTATTCGGTTTGGCGGGGCGGGTATTTACAAGCCGACAGCTGGGACTGAAACCCGGCTCGCAGCCGCTGGAGTTTCCAAACTGCGATCCCTTCTTACCCAAAGAAACAAGGGGGTTATGATCCATGATCAACAACATGCTAAAAGTCAAACAAgaaaatggtacaaaatagaaattATTACCATACATGTCCAGCATGCAGGATTAATATTTTTAATGCAGATTTTCGTATTTTTTCTATATAATCGAGCAGGCAATAAAACTGATGAGATTTGCGCGCCGAACGTCCTAACTGAGACCCGCGTCTCTCGGCTGAGAACCAGTGTTCTCCGGACTCTGGACAGGCAGGTCCCACTGCTTTTCCTCCCTTTGCTCAGCCTCGCCTTGAGCGGGCTGGGACGCCAGGGTCCCTCTCCTCTCCTCGGCTCTCTTCCTGGGGCGGACTGAGCTCTGGACTTCGAAGCAGCGGCCCCAGCACTCTCAAAGTTCAGAAAGCCAGGAGTCTCCAGACTGCTGGGCGACTCTTAGGTGGTATGCCTCGCCGCCTTCCAGCCTAGAGAAAAGTTGCTCCGGGGATCTCCCACCCTCCTCGTCTCTCTGGCTCTGCTCAGTCTAGGAGGCGGCGCTGGCGTGCGCTGCTCTCGCCTTAGCCAAGGTCCCCTGCCCGCCCGCGCTCCCTCCCGTCGCCCGCGGCCCGTGCGCCCTTCCTCCCTCTCGCTCAAGTCAAACAGGTCAAGGCTGGGGCCGTGGCAGGGACAGAGTCCAAGGGAGTCCAGGGCTGGGGACGCGGGACAGGGGATCCGGGCCCGGGAAAGAGCGGGGGGCCGGGACCCGCCACGACTCACAGAAAGAACTCGGGAGAGGAGGGGCTGTCGCTGGTGGAGCCCGCCTCCCTGAAGCCGGAGTTGGCGAGTTTCTCGCACTTGACCTTGTAGGCGTCTCTCTCGCGGGCCAGCCGGGACACCTCCTGCTTAAGCTGCTCCACCTGCTGAATGAGCTGGGTCTTCTCATTCTCCAGGTGGTGTTTCTGCTGGACGCGTTTATACCTGCACGACTGGGCGTAGCCCCGGTTCTTCAGGGTCCGCCGCTTCTGCTTCAGGCGGATCACCTCGTCCTTGGTGAAGCCCCGCAGGTGGCGATTCAGCTCACGCACCGACATGGACACTAGCTGGTCGTCGGAGAAGCGGTCCTCCACGCTACCGTTGCCTCCCGCCGCCGTCGCCGCGGCCGCCGCGTGGGGACCCGGCCCGGGGTGGCTGGTGGGCAGCTGTTGCGCTGGGCTGGCTGCGCTGGACGGCGGCGGCGACgcttggtgatggtggtgatggtgcggGTGAGCGTGCGGGCCCAGCTCATCGTGGGCCACTCCAGCGCCGGGGTACGCGTGGTGCGGGTgagggtggtggtgatggtggtggtggtgagcgCCGCGGAAGCCGTCGAAGCTTTGCAGCGGCTGTGGCACTGGGTGCGAGCCGATGAGCGCCTCCACCGCGTCCTCGGGCGTCAGGTTGAGCGCCTCAGGGTTCATCTGCTGGTAGTTGCTCGCCATCCAGTACAGGTCCTCGAGGTGAGTCTTCTGTTCGGTCGGGCTGAAGCTGGGTGAAGAGGGCACCGAGCTACACGGTGTGCTGAGTGGTGTGGACGACACCGAACCGGCGGGCTGCAGGCGCGTGCAGGGCCGGCCCGGACGCTCTGCACGCCCCAGCGGCTCCTTCTTCACGTCGAACTTGAGCAGGTCGAAGTCGTTGACGTACTCCATGGCCAGCGGGCTGGTGGGCAGCTCTGGCCCCATGCTCAGCTCCGCGGCCATCGCTAATGCGAGGCtcagccgccgctgccgccggggAAACTTTGCGGCCGGCCGGAGCGCGCCGAGCCAAGCGCGGGGGCGAAGAGCGGCGAGCCGGGGAGGCGGGGAGCCGAGGGCGCAGCGGGCCGAGGCCGCCGGCCAAGCCTTTGTCTGGGGACGCGGCGGCGCGCCGGAGAGTCCCGAGGCTGCCTGCGCTGCCCCAGTGCCGGGGTCTGTGGCCGCTACGGGACCGAGCCGGGTCAAGCCGGGCAGGGTGGAGAGGCAAGCCAGGCGCGCGAAGGGCGGAGGGGAGGCGCGGGGCAAGCGCCCGCCTTTCGCTTTCTCGCTCTCAAGCTCTAGGGTTCTCTCGCTCGCAGCCGCTCGCAGCCCGGCGGTGCAGCTGTGCAGGATCCGGCGCCGCCGCCGCCTTTTATCGCTTTCCTGATGTCACTGGGGCGCAGGGGCCCGGGCGGCCCGGCGCGCTGGCCAATG
This region of Callospermophilus lateralis isolate mCalLat2 chromosome 3, mCalLat2.hap1, whole genome shotgun sequence genomic DNA includes:
- the Mafb gene encoding transcription factor MafB, yielding MAAELSMGPELPTSPLAMEYVNDFDLLKFDVKKEPLGRAERPGRPCTRLQPAGSVSSTPLSTPCSSVPSSPSFSPTEQKTHLEDLYWMASNYQQMNPEALNLTPEDAVEALIGSHPVPQPLQSFDGFRGAHHHHHHHHPHPHHAYPGAGVAHDELGPHAHPHHHHHHQASPPPSSAASPAQQLPTSHPGPGPHAAAAATAAGGNGSVEDRFSDDQLVSMSVRELNRHLRGFTKDEVIRLKQKRRTLKNRGYAQSCRYKRVQQKHHLENEKTQLIQQVEQLKQEVSRLARERDAYKVKCEKLANSGFREAGSTSDSPSSPEFFL